Below is a genomic region from Pseudazoarcus pumilus.
TAGTAGTTGTCTGCCGGACTCGGGCGAAACGTCCAGGTACGCATTTGCTCGGCCCTGGCATCACCTCGCGCCTCGGCATCGAGTTCTGCTGCAATCCGGGCTGCCTCCGCGTTGTGTTGGGCGGTCAACATGGTGCGAATCTGCAAGAGCTGATTGGCCTGCTGGCTGGCGAGCTGGTTGGCGTAGCCGATGGCCTGTAGCTGGCCAGTTGCACCCTGGGCCGCGCCTTGCAGCCGCTCCAGGGTACGGGCGTCATCCTTCAAAGCCTTTTGCTGGTCGGCAACGGTCTGGAACAGGGCATCGTTGGCCTTCTTTTGCGACTCTGACGCCAGGCGGCGGTTCTCTTCCATCGCTGCCTTTTCGGCCGGCGTGCATCCGCCGCTGCCGTTGAAGCATGGCGAGCTGCGGTAATAGGCCACGTCCTGAAACTTGGCCAGGTAACGATCCAGGCTGCCTAGCTGGTTCTCGTAATAGGCCAGCGTGTTTTGCGCGGCAATCAGCCGGTTGATCGTAGTCTGCGCCTGATCCCAGATATACGCGGCTGGGGCCATCGTGTTCTGGAGCTGATTTTCGTACTGCTGCAACTGGGTCTGGTACTGCTCA
It encodes:
- the trbJ gene encoding P-type conjugative transfer protein TrbJ — protein: MKSKILAAKKTALAVALATGFITTTTAPVQAGIPVIDGGNLAQNIMTAIESVAQTLKQIEQYQTQLQQYENQLQNTMAPAAYIWDQAQTTINRLIAAQNTLAYYENQLGSLDRYLAKFQDVAYYRSSPCFNGSGGCTPAEKAAMEENRRLASESQKKANDALFQTVADQQKALKDDARTLERLQGAAQGATGQLQAIGYANQLASQQANQLLQIRTMLTAQHNAEAARIAAELDAEARGDARAEQMRTWTFRPSPADNY